A stretch of the Pan troglodytes isolate AG18354 chromosome 20, NHGRI_mPanTro3-v2.0_pri, whole genome shotgun sequence genome encodes the following:
- the PPP1R15A gene encoding protein phosphatase 1 regulatory subunit 15A, with protein MAPGQAPHQATPWRDAHPFFLLSPVMGLLSRAWSRLRGLGPLEHWLVEAVKGAALVEAGLEGEARTPLAIPHTPWGRCPEEEAEDSGGPGEDRETLGLKTSSSLPEAWGLLDDDDDMYSEREATSVPRGQGSQFADGQCAPLSPSLLIRTLQGSDKNPGEEKAEEEGVAEEEGVNKFSYPPSHRECCPAVEEEDDEEAVKKEACRTSTSALSPGSKPSTWVSCPGEEENQATEDKRTERSKGARKTSVSPPSSGSDPRSWEYRSGEAFEEKEEKAHEETGKGEAAPGPQSSAPAQRPQLKSWWCQPSDEEEGEVKALGAAEKDGEAECPPCIPPPSAFLKAWVYWPGEDTEEEEDEEEDEDSDSGSDEEEGEAEASSSTPATGVFLKSWVYQPGEDTEEEEDEDSDTGSAEDEREAETSASTPPASAFLKAWVYQPGEDTEEEEDEDSDTGSAEDEREAETSASTPPASAFLKAWVYRPGEDTEEEEHEDVDSEDKEDDSEAALGEAESDPHPSHPDQSAHVRGWGYRPGKETEEEEAAEDWGEAEPCPFRVAIYVPGEKPPPPWAPPRLPLRLQRRLKRPETPTHDPDPETPLKARKVHFSEKVTVHFLAVWAGPAQAARQGPWEQLARDRSRFARRIAQAQEELSPCLTPAARARAWARLRNPPLAPIPALTQTLPSSSVPSSPVQTTPLSQAVATPSRSSAAAAAALDLSGRRG; from the exons ATGGCCCCAGGCCAAGCACCCCATCAGGCTACCCCGTGGAGGGATGCCCACCCTTTCTTCCTCCTGTCCCCAGTGATGGGCCTCCTCAGCCGGGCCTGGAGCCGCCTGAGGGGCCTGGGACCTCTAGAGCACTGGCTGGTGGAAGCAGTAAAAGGAGCAGCTCTGGTAGAAGCTGGCCTGGAGGGAGAAGCTAGGACTCCTCTGGCAATCCCCCATACCCCTTGGGGCAGATGCCCTGAAGAGGAGGCTGAAGACAGTGGAGGCCCTGGAGAGGACAGAGAAACACTGGGGCTGAAAACCAGCAGTTCCCTTCCTGAAGCCTGGGGACTtttggatgatgatgatgacatgtATAGTGAGCGAGAGGCAACCAGTGTCCCTAGAGGGCAGGGAAGTCAATTTGCAGATGGCCAGTGTGCTCCCCTGTCTCCCAGCCTTCTGATAAGGACACTGCAAGGTTCTGATAAGAACCCAGGGGAGGAGAAAGCCGAGGAAGAGGGAGTTGCTGAAGAGGAGGGAGTTAACAAGTTCTCTTATCCACCATCACACCGGGAGTGTTGTCCAGCCGTGGAGGAGGAGGACGATGAAGAAGCTGTAAAGAAAGAAGCTTGCAGAACCTCTACTTCTGCCTTGTCTCCAGGATCCAAGCCCAGCACTTGGGTGTCTTGCCCAGGGGAGGAAGAGAATCAAGCCACGGAggataaaagaacagaaagaagtaaaGGAGCCAGGAAGACCTCCGTGTCCCCCCCATCTTCAGGCTCCGACCCCAGGTCCTGGGAGTATCGTTCAGGAGAGGCGTtcgaggagaaggaggaaaaggcacACGAAGAAACTGGGAAAGGAGAAGCTGCCCCAGGGCCGCAATCCTCAGCCCCAGCCCAGAGGCCCCAGCTCAAGTCCTGGTGGTGCCAACCCAGTGATGAAGAGGAGGGTGAGGTCAAGGCTTTGGGGGCAGCTGAGAAGGATGGAGAAGCTGAGTGTCCTCCCTGCATCCCCCCACCAAGCGCCTTCCTGAAGGCCTGGGTGTATTGGCCAGGAGAGGacacagaggaagaggaagatgaggaagaagatgAGGACAGTGACTCTGGATCAgatgaggaagagggagaagctgAGGCTTCCTCTTCCACTCCTGCTACAGGTGTCTTCTTGAAGTCCTGGGTCTATCAGCCAGGAGAGgacacagaggaggaggaagatgaggacAGTGATACAGGATCAGCTGAGGATGAAAGAGAAGCTGAGACTTCTGCTTCCACACCCCCTGCAAGTGCTTTCTTGAAGGCCTGGGTGTATCAGCCAGGAGAGgacacagaggaggaggaagatgaggacAGTGATACAGGATCAGCCGAGGATGAAAGAGAAGCTGAGACTTCTGCTTCCACACCCCCTGCAAGTGCTTTCTTGAAGGCCTGGGTGTATCGGCCAGGAGAGGACACGGAGGAGGAGGAACATGAGGATGTGGATAGTGAGGATAAGGAAGATGATTCAGAAGCAGCCTTGGGAGAAGCTGAGTCAGACCCACATCCCTCCCACCCGGACCAGAGTGCCCACGTCAGGGGCTGGGGATATCGACCTGgaaaagagacagaggaagaggaagctgCTGAGGACTGGGGAGAAGCTGAGCCCTGCCCCTTCCGAGTGGCCATCTATGTACCTGGAGAGAAGCCACCGCCTCCCTGGGCTCCTCCTAGGCTGCCCCTCCGACTGCAAAGGCGGCTCAAGCGCCCAGAAACCCCTACTCATGATCCAGACCCTGAGACTCCCCTAAAGGCCAGAAAG GTGCACTTCTCCGAGAAGGTCACTGTCCATTTCCTGGCTGTCTGGGCAGGGCCGGCCCAGGCCGCCCGCCAGGGCCCCTGGGAGCAGCTTGCTCGGGATCGCAGCCGCTTCGCACGCCGCATCGCCCAGGCCCAGGAGGAGCTGAGCCCCTGCCTCACCCCTGCTGCCCGGGCCAGAGCCTGGGCACGCCTCAGGAACCCACCTTTAGCCCCCATCCCTGCCCTCACCCAGACCTTGCCTTCCTCCTCTGTCCCTTCGTCCCCAGTCCAGACCACGCCCTTGAGCCAAGCTGTGGCCACGCCTTCCCGCTCGTCTGCTGCTGCAGCGGCTGCCCTGGACCTCAGTGGGAGGCGTGGCTGA